The following proteins are co-located in the Siansivirga zeaxanthinifaciens CC-SAMT-1 genome:
- a CDS encoding GNAT family N-acetyltransferase, with amino-acid sequence MVFQLCREPNEFLKILPLDWQEFLEPFWDEIKPYTACYVMVDAGQILAGGLVFYKCPPDMLYAKSEANKWLELGYKYLGFIFVKEAFRNRNLGSLWLKNLKATFPEQKFWLTIEDFKLDGFYTKNNFKLVKKLNNEGEEEGLYVYEG; translated from the coding sequence ATGGTTTTTCAATTATGTAGAGAACCTAATGAATTTCTTAAAATACTTCCATTAGATTGGCAAGAATTTTTAGAGCCTTTTTGGGATGAAATAAAACCATATACAGCCTGTTACGTTATGGTTGATGCCGGGCAAATTTTAGCTGGAGGTTTGGTTTTTTATAAATGCCCTCCAGATATGCTATATGCAAAATCTGAAGCTAATAAATGGCTGGAATTGGGGTATAAGTATTTAGGTTTTATTTTTGTTAAAGAAGCTTTTAGAAACCGAAATTTAGGTTCGTTGTGGCTTAAAAATTTAAAAGCAACTTTTCCAGAACAAAAATTTTGGCTAACTATTGAAGATTTTAAATTGGATGGCTTCTATACCAAAAATAACTTTAAATTGGTTAAAAAACTCAATAATGAAGGCGAAGAAGAGGGATTGTATGTTTATGAAGGCTAA
- a CDS encoding DUF192 domain-containing protein — protein MKNLTPFLLFFTVLTLSVSSCKEDKKVVKQTQVSFKKEGELTIFKADSTTVNLDIEIANSEYETQTGLMYRDAMETNQGMLFIFPDETQRYFYMKNTKIALDIIYISGNKTIVSFQKNAKPFDESALPSTFPAKYVLEVNAGLSDAWSLRIGDRIQFK, from the coding sequence ATGAAAAATTTAACACCCTTTTTATTATTTTTTACTGTACTTACTTTAAGTGTGTCGTCTTGTAAAGAAGATAAAAAGGTTGTTAAACAAACTCAAGTAAGTTTTAAAAAAGAAGGAGAACTCACTATTTTTAAAGCAGATTCTACCACTGTAAATTTAGATATTGAAATTGCCAATTCTGAATACGAAACCCAAACCGGATTAATGTATCGGGATGCTATGGAAACAAATCAAGGCATGCTTTTTATTTTTCCAGATGAAACTCAGCGTTATTTCTATATGAAGAACACAAAAATTGCTTTAGATATTATTTATATCTCAGGCAATAAAACCATAGTTAGTTTTCAAAAAAACGCAAAACCTTTCGATGAATCTGCGCTACCTTCAACTTTCCCTGCCAAATATGTTTTAGAGGTAAATGCTGGTTTAAGCGATGCTTGGTCGCTTCGTATTGGCGATAGAATTCAATTTAAATAA